The genomic interval GGCCCTATGAGGCTGGTACAGGAAGCGGTGGAAGCTGGTGATATTGAAAAGGCGATGGGAATGATGAACAAGATCGCTTTCCCTAAACTGCTGTATAAACCGATCCGCTCTGTTTACTATTTCATGCAGAGTAATATGGCGATGTACAATAAAGACCTGGATAAAGCGGAAGCAACTATCCGTCAGAGTATCAAATCCGGTAGTCCGATGAAGGAATACGAAGGCATGCAATACTTTCAGCTGGGTACCATCGCTTACCAGAAAAACGATATGAAGGAAGCCGACCAGAACCTGAAGAAAGCGGTTAGAATGGGGCTGCCTGACAAAGAAAACACTGCTGCCGCACTGCTGACACTCGCTTCCATTGCGATGAGCCGCAGGGACTTCAAAACGGCAAAAGATTACTTCCGCAGGGCGAAGGCACAAAAGCCTACCACCGCGCAGATAGTAAGCCAGATAAAAGAAATGGATAAATACATCTCCCGCATGCCCGGTTGATGGACCTGCTTATATGAGAAAGGCGTCCTGTTACAAGCAGGGCGCCTTTTTTATTGCCTTAATTATTTGTATCTATGATACAATATTAAAATATGTAATAATCAATTAAACCTTATTTTTGTCCAAAACACAGTCATCCTATGTTCGGTTTGTTCAGTTTTGACCAGATTCTGGCTATTACCTTCACTCTTTTCGCTGTTATTGATATTGTAGGGTCTATTCCCGTACTGATCTCCCTGAAGGAAAAGCTGGGCCATATCGACTCAGGAAAGGCTACCATTGCCTCAGGCTTCCTGATGATCCTGTTCCTGCTTGTCGGAGAGCCATTCCTGAACCTGCTGAGCGTGGATGTTCACTCCTTTGCGGTGGCTGGTTCAATTGTGATCTTCGTGATAGGTCTGGAAATGATCCTGGGGGTGGAGTTTTTCAAAAGTGAGAAAGATACTAAGACAGGCAGCCTGATACCAATCGCATTCCCGCTGATAGCCGGTTCAGGTACCCTGACCACCATTATGTCGCTCAAAGCCAACTACGAGGAAACGAATATCCTGGCGGGCATCCTTCTGAACCTGGTGATCATCTATGTTGTATTGCGCTCTCTGAGCTGGATAGAACGCATCCTGGGTAAAGCGGGACTAATGGTAGTACGTAAGTTCTTTGGCGTGATCCTGCTGGCCATTGCCGTGAAGATATTCAAGAGCAACCTGAATATGTGATTGAAAATAAGTAGAGGGGCTTTTGTAATTGATCGCTAAATACATTAGTTTTGCCTTCCTTTCCTGGTGAACAGGATGGCTTCCGGCCTCGTAGTACAATGGATAGTATAAGAGTTTCCGAAGCTCCAGATACAGGTTCGATTCCTGTCGAGGCTACAAAAACAGCCAGTTTCGATTTCCGGAACTGGCTGTTTGCTTATATGGTGTCTTGAATCTATTTCTTTGCTTACTTTCTTTTTGCCTCTAAACCCAACATGCTGTACATCCTCCTGCAACTACGCGTGTGGCCTCATTTTAAAAAACATCTTCACACAAAAAAGGAACTTTCTGAATGCATTGCGTTTCTTCATTCCCAGGAAATAACGCTGGTGTTTGAAGAATAATCGCATGCGTTTGAAGTTGTTCGGAAGAGAATAACTTTCATAGCTATCATACAGCTCCTGGAAGATCTTTCTTTCCTTTTCCAATGCCGCCGGGCATGCATCGCGGAACAGGCGGAATATTGTCCTCGTATCCTGCAGCTTTGCTTTCAGGTCAAATTTTTTGCCGGTAATATTGGAGTGATGCTGCCTCCATTGTACAAACGCAGTATTGATGTATTGTACCTCGCCATAGAGTGTAGCAAAGAATGGCAGCCAGAGGTCATAAGCTGCCTCTTTGGGATATGGCATGGCTGCAACTGCGATAGCCCTTTTCATGACAAGGGAATGGCCTGCTACACAATTGTCAGTGGCGAAATAAAGACAACTATCAAAGGGCGTCTGGTGCTTAAGATCGGAATGTTTCCACAGGGGCTGAAGGTCTTCTGAAACCAGCTGTGAATCGCTGTAGATCATAGGATGATCTCCTATGGCATTCATTAACACTGCTGTTTTTTCGGGCGCCCATATGTCGTCCTGGTCGGAAAAGGAAATGAACTTTCCTGTGGCCAGGCTGACCGCTTTTTCAAAGTTCCTCGTATAACCAAGGTTGGAGGTATTGCGGAATACACGGATATGACTATGCTGTGCCGCATATCGTTCCAGGAGCTCAAAAGTATTGTCCTTACTGCAGTCATCAACTGCTACAATTTCGATATTGGGATAGGTCTGCGCGAGCAGCGAATCCATTTGTGCTTCCAGGAATTTCGCGCCATTATAGGTTGCCATCACTATCGATACAAGAGGAAGCTGTTTTATTTCGCCAGACATAGAAATAGAATAAGAAAAATACTGTTTAGAAAGCCGTTATCCGGTTCAGCGGCGTAAAAGTATTGATATTATTCATATTTGCATAGAAAACAGCCTGGTTGGGGCGGTCTCGTCTGTATTGCAATAAAAAAGGCACTGATGATACTTTAATATCATCAGCGCCCCTATTCAGTCCGTCAAATTACTTCTCTAAATTCGATTTCAGGTTGTTAAGCCCCGTCTGCAGATCATCTCCGATCATTTTCTCAAAATCCATGAACAACAACATCAGGTTCATGGGATAATTCATATGCCCGTCGAAACCCCATCTTACCTTGGTTGTTGTGGGAGAAACGGCTTCGGTCTGCATATAAGCCTGTTCGGTAGATTCAAAGGGCTTAATGAATCGTAATTCAAAGTCAACCCTTTCGCCTTCATTGATTTTTTTGATTTCCTGTTCGCCTTTACCTACATCTTTTTTCTCGCTGTCCCAGGCGGAAATAAAACCAACAGTGCCATCTGTACCTGTGTAGGTCTTTTTCATTGCCGGGTCCATCATGGCCCATTTGCTGTAGTTGTCCTGGTTTTTCAGGAGTTTGATGTAATCAAAAACCTCCTGTTTTGGTTTATTGATCACAATTTCCCGTTCAACACCATAGCGCTTTTTAGTAAAAGCAGCGAGTATCAATACAATAGCGACTAGTACGACGATAACAAGCAGGATCTTCTTTAATGCTTTCATGTGTGTAGGTTTAAGTTACGTGAAATGGTTTTCAGGTCTTTTTTGATTTGTATCAACAATGTAAAATAGGAATTGTTCTTGTCTCTAATCATCGTCCTGCCATGTCATGCACGTGATAGTATACAGATATGTGGCACAGACAGCTTGCCCATGCTGTCTTGCAGGTTTCCAACCCCTCATTTTCATGAACTCGTTGCAAAGCACATTCCGCAGGCTGGCTGGGATCCGGTCGTCCGTAATAACAACATTCGTTACAATGCCCTGTCGATTGATATAAAGTGTTGCTCCCCGGAAACTCGTTATCGGATATTCGTGTACCTT from Chitinophaga filiformis carries:
- a CDS encoding tetratricopeptide repeat protein, whose protein sequence is MKAFNFFILYRLPLGIIFLLGGVALGITVGWWEATILLLIGVVCLVTHFMFGPMRLVQEAVEAGDIEKAMGMMNKIAFPKLLYKPIRSVYYFMQSNMAMYNKDLDKAEATIRQSIKSGSPMKEYEGMQYFQLGTIAYQKNDMKEADQNLKKAVRMGLPDKENTAAALLTLASIAMSRRDFKTAKDYFRRAKAQKPTTAQIVSQIKEMDKYISRMPG
- a CDS encoding MarC family protein, with amino-acid sequence MFGLFSFDQILAITFTLFAVIDIVGSIPVLISLKEKLGHIDSGKATIASGFLMILFLLVGEPFLNLLSVDVHSFAVAGSIVIFVIGLEMILGVEFFKSEKDTKTGSLIPIAFPLIAGSGTLTTIMSLKANYEETNILAGILLNLVIIYVVLRSLSWIERILGKAGLMVVRKFFGVILLAIAVKIFKSNLNM
- a CDS encoding glycosyltransferase family 2 protein; translation: MSGEIKQLPLVSIVMATYNGAKFLEAQMDSLLAQTYPNIEIVAVDDCSKDNTFELLERYAAQHSHIRVFRNTSNLGYTRNFEKAVSLATGKFISFSDQDDIWAPEKTAVLMNAIGDHPMIYSDSQLVSEDLQPLWKHSDLKHQTPFDSCLYFATDNCVAGHSLVMKRAIAVAAMPYPKEAAYDLWLPFFATLYGEVQYINTAFVQWRQHHSNITGKKFDLKAKLQDTRTIFRLFRDACPAALEKERKIFQELYDSYESYSLPNNFKRMRLFFKHQRYFLGMKKRNAFRKFLFCVKMFFKMRPHA
- a CDS encoding SRPBCC family protein, which translates into the protein MKALKKILLVIVVLVAIVLILAAFTKKRYGVEREIVINKPKQEVFDYIKLLKNQDNYSKWAMMDPAMKKTYTGTDGTVGFISAWDSEKKDVGKGEQEIKKINEGERVDFELRFIKPFESTEQAYMQTEAVSPTTTKVRWGFDGHMNYPMNLMLLFMDFEKMIGDDLQTGLNNLKSNLEK